One window from the genome of Bacillus mesophilus encodes:
- a CDS encoding GGDEF domain-containing protein, with amino-acid sequence MFSDLVVNIAILISFTFIWLQLFQTKRLTIHSPLYIKIFDGIIAGILGIILMHYSIQVSDTTILDLRHLPVMIVAFFGGFVPTVISAALISMGRFVISFNYSSIISLIMMFVLAFGASYLSHKVRLSDWKKWSVLLLYSQFVYSLALYIVVADYHSVLDVAVFHIISTGIGGMLLFYFVLYVRKNSELFHQYKEGSQRDHLTGLYNVRSFDLYYNSMISKAIRKDEDCAMCLVDIDHFKQINDSYGHPAGDGVIKQVASLLIESTRDIDIVSRNGGEEFSVLLPGCSIERAEEVAERIRRTVENRTFLLPDFSELKITVSVGVASYEKLVELEDTDDLYEEADRALYKAKQDGRNRVILATEVRV; translated from the coding sequence ATGTTTAGTGATTTAGTGGTAAATATAGCGATTTTAATATCGTTTACCTTTATATGGCTACAGCTTTTTCAGACTAAAAGATTAACGATTCATTCACCGTTATATATTAAGATATTTGATGGAATCATCGCTGGGATCTTAGGGATTATACTGATGCATTATAGTATTCAGGTCAGCGATACCACAATTCTGGACTTGAGGCATTTACCTGTGATGATCGTGGCTTTCTTTGGTGGGTTTGTTCCTACTGTTATCTCAGCTGCCTTGATATCAATGGGTCGTTTTGTCATCTCATTTAACTATTCATCGATTATATCTTTGATTATGATGTTTGTGCTTGCATTTGGAGCAAGCTATCTGTCACATAAAGTAAGGCTCTCTGATTGGAAAAAATGGTCGGTGCTTCTTCTTTATAGTCAGTTCGTATATTCACTGGCATTATACATAGTTGTCGCTGATTATCATTCAGTTTTAGATGTCGCCGTTTTCCATATTATTAGTACAGGCATAGGTGGAATGTTGTTATTTTATTTTGTTTTATATGTAAGAAAAAATAGTGAATTATTTCACCAATACAAAGAGGGCTCTCAGCGTGATCATTTAACAGGACTTTATAATGTTCGATCGTTTGATTTATATTATAATTCGATGATTTCCAAGGCAATTCGTAAGGATGAGGATTGTGCCATGTGCCTGGTAGATATTGATCATTTCAAACAAATTAATGACTCGTATGGTCATCCAGCTGGTGACGGCGTGATTAAACAGGTTGCATCATTATTAATAGAATCAACAAGAGATATTGATATTGTTTCTAGAAATGGAGGAGAGGAATTTTCCGTCCTACTACCAGGTTGTTCAATTGAGAGAGCAGAAGAAGTGGCTGAAAGAATAAGGAGAACAGTTGAAAATAGAACCTTTTTACTACCCGATTTTAGTGAACTGAAAATTACAGTCTCGGTTGGAGTCGCCTCTTATGAAAAATTAGTGGAACTAGAAGATACCGATGATTTATATGAAGAGGCGGATCGAGCTCTTTATAAAGCAAAGCAGGATGGACGGAATAGAGTGATATTGGCTACTGAGGTGAGGGTATGA
- a CDS encoding murein hydrolase activator EnvC family protein, with product MRRKLVVLVMLCFTIVGGTLLHYEEASANTKSELNEQKQELNKKKSEINSEKSVVEDEFNELDNEINQLNADIKKLDQAQAETSENIRKQQENIETVKQEITALTEEIVVVQERIEERNELLKERVRSLQVTGGAVQYLEVLLGAQDFSDFIDRMTAVTTIFRADKEILTKHQEDKQLLEQKQSELALALEELETKLVDLESMLSMQKAQEKSKQQMMAKLEKQQEDLQHEIHELENEAQIIAAQASAVQKELERIKRAEEEAARKKKEDEAAGKKPSTPPAAASGSFIVPAAGPITSNYGARWGRLHAGVDIGKRGSSVPVVAAASGTVISSYYSSSYGNVVFIAHSVKGQMWTTVYAHLENREVSAGQSVQQGQRLGFMGNTGRSFGAHLHFELHKGGWNGSKSNSVNPRNYINF from the coding sequence TTGAGGAGAAAACTGGTTGTGCTAGTCATGCTTTGTTTCACGATTGTTGGAGGTACTCTTTTACATTATGAAGAAGCTTCAGCAAATACCAAGTCAGAGTTAAATGAGCAAAAGCAAGAGTTAAATAAGAAAAAATCAGAGATCAATTCAGAAAAGTCCGTAGTTGAGGATGAGTTCAATGAACTTGATAATGAAATTAACCAGTTAAATGCTGATATTAAGAAACTTGATCAAGCACAAGCTGAGACAAGTGAAAACATTCGTAAGCAACAAGAAAACATTGAAACTGTAAAGCAAGAAATTACTGCTTTAACTGAAGAAATAGTGGTTGTACAAGAGCGTATTGAAGAGCGTAATGAGCTCTTAAAAGAACGTGTTCGTTCCTTACAAGTGACAGGTGGGGCCGTTCAATATCTTGAGGTTTTACTTGGAGCACAAGACTTTAGTGATTTTATTGATCGTATGACAGCTGTTACGACAATCTTTAGAGCAGATAAAGAAATTCTTACTAAGCATCAAGAGGACAAGCAATTGTTAGAGCAAAAGCAATCGGAGCTTGCACTTGCATTAGAGGAACTAGAAACAAAGCTTGTTGATTTAGAAAGCATGCTATCGATGCAAAAGGCTCAAGAGAAGAGTAAGCAACAGATGATGGCAAAGCTTGAAAAGCAACAGGAAGATCTACAACATGAGATTCATGAGCTTGAAAATGAAGCGCAAATTATTGCAGCACAGGCTTCAGCTGTTCAAAAGGAGTTAGAGCGTATTAAGCGTGCTGAGGAAGAAGCAGCACGAAAGAAGAAGGAAGATGAGGCAGCTGGAAAGAAGCCTTCAACTCCACCAGCCGCAGCATCAGGTAGTTTTATTGTGCCAGCAGCTGGTCCTATTACCTCTAACTATGGAGCGAGATGGGGACGTCTACATGCTGGAGTTGATATCGGGAAACGTGGTAGCAGTGTACCGGTTGTAGCTGCAGCTTCAGGAACGGTAATTAGCTCCTATTATTCTTCAAGTTATGGTAACGTTGTATTTATTGCTCATAGTGTAAAAGGTCAAATGTGGACAACCGTTTATGCTCACTTAGAAAATCGTGAAGTATCAGCGGGACAATCGGTTCAACAAGGTCAACGACTTGGCTTTATGGGGAATACAGGTCGTTCGTTCGGAGCACATTTACACTTTGAACTTCATAAGGGTGGCTGGAATGGAAGTAAGTCTAATTCGGTTAATCCTAGAAACTATATAAATTTCTAA
- a CDS encoding methyl-accepting chemotaxis protein — translation MKLKLGTKINLIVLSIILSLSVVIGFIVTKDITEGVKEFAVEKAKGDLSLAYRYVDNKYPGDWQVKDGQLYKGMTLMNENYEVVDKIGEDTGDTVTVFLGDTRIATNVMKEGQRAIGTQVSIEVADAVLKRGELYLGEADVAGNMYQTAYMPIKAADGEIIGIFYVGASQAIIDSIISKFTKQFLVTIVIVIIVAVAIILWFTRGIRKRLTTITNALELAGDGDFTSKVIDKSGDELSDLSISFNRMADSLRKMMNEVMTNSEHVAASSQELTASAEQTSKATETITESIQQVANGAEHSTASVEEAATALEEVTKGVQSIAENASSISEIGTQTTQKAKAGGELVGKTVQQIHAISSSVDESGEVMKSLDQRSRQIGDITKVISGIAEQTNLLALNAAIEAARAGEHGKGFAVVADEVRKLAEQSQQSSSQISALIIDIQQDMIRSNQSIEKVSVDVSDGLAIIQETEVSFNEILTSMEKVSAQIDDMAATAEQISASSQEVTATVAGITQISQETSMHSQNVAASTEEQLASMEEITASANSLSSLAEDLQKLISKFKV, via the coding sequence ATGAAGTTAAAGCTGGGTACGAAGATTAATTTAATTGTATTATCTATTATTCTTTCACTTTCGGTTGTGATCGGTTTTATCGTAACAAAGGATATTACAGAAGGTGTAAAGGAATTTGCGGTGGAGAAGGCTAAAGGGGACTTGAGTCTTGCCTATAGATATGTTGATAACAAATATCCAGGAGATTGGCAAGTGAAGGACGGTCAATTATATAAAGGTATGACCCTCATGAATGAAAACTATGAGGTCGTAGATAAGATTGGTGAGGATACAGGAGACACAGTTACGGTTTTCCTTGGAGATACGCGAATCGCTACAAACGTAATGAAGGAAGGTCAACGGGCTATTGGGACTCAGGTTTCAATAGAAGTTGCAGATGCCGTTTTAAAAAGAGGTGAGCTTTACTTAGGTGAAGCCGATGTGGCAGGTAATATGTATCAAACTGCTTATATGCCAATTAAGGCAGCAGACGGTGAAATTATAGGAATCTTCTATGTTGGAGCTTCACAGGCGATTATTGATAGTATTATCTCAAAGTTTACTAAGCAGTTCTTAGTTACGATTGTGATCGTCATCATCGTTGCAGTTGCTATTATTCTATGGTTTACTCGTGGTATTAGAAAAAGGTTAACTACTATAACGAATGCATTAGAATTAGCTGGAGATGGTGATTTCACATCTAAGGTAATTGATAAATCTGGTGATGAACTAAGTGATCTTTCGATAAGCTTTAACCGTATGGCTGACAGCTTACGCAAAATGATGAATGAGGTTATGACGAATTCAGAGCATGTTGCGGCATCGTCTCAGGAGCTTACCGCAAGTGCAGAGCAAACGAGTAAGGCTACAGAAACGATTACAGAGTCGATTCAACAGGTTGCAAATGGCGCAGAGCATTCTACGGCTAGTGTTGAAGAAGCTGCGACTGCGTTAGAAGAAGTAACCAAGGGTGTACAATCAATTGCTGAAAATGCATCATCTATTTCTGAAATTGGTACGCAAACCACTCAAAAGGCTAAGGCCGGTGGAGAACTAGTCGGGAAGACTGTTCAGCAAATTCATGCAATTAGTAGTTCAGTTGATGAAAGTGGAGAGGTTATGAAGTCTCTTGATCAGCGTTCAAGACAGATTGGTGACATTACGAAGGTGATTTCTGGTATTGCGGAGCAAACGAATCTACTTGCTTTAAATGCAGCTATTGAAGCAGCTAGGGCAGGAGAACATGGAAAAGGATTCGCTGTAGTTGCAGACGAGGTCCGTAAATTGGCCGAGCAATCTCAGCAATCATCCTCTCAAATTTCCGCATTAATTATTGATATCCAGCAGGATATGATTCGATCTAATCAATCAATTGAAAAAGTGTCAGTAGATGTTTCTGATGGATTAGCCATTATTCAAGAGACTGAGGTCAGCTTTAACGAAATTTTAACTTCAATGGAGAAGGTTTCTGCGCAAATTGATGATATGGCAGCAACCGCAGAGCAAATTTCAGCAAGCTCACAAGAGGTTACTGCAACAGTTGCGGGAATCACTCAAATCTCACAGGAAACCTCCATGCATTCACAAAATGTGGCAGCATCAACAGAAGAGCAACTAGCTTCGATGGAGGAGATTACAGCATCTGCAAATTCATTGTCTAGTCTAGCAGAGGATTTACAGAAGTTGATTAGTAAATTTAAGGTTTAA
- a CDS encoding cobalamin B12-binding domain-containing protein — translation MRELELRQLVDFMLQGDDESAWNFISFSMNGKDRVYFYKEILTEAMRYVGELWELNEIKVADEHIASNVCHLLIARQLAELPKQNQIELSFKGMFFCIEEEEHSLGIRMVSSLFKEHGWNTRFLGANLPVKDAIIYANRWRPEVIGISVSIVYHLPKLIQFLNEINQLVYEPEILVGGRITSMFEIENYLPHNVQIVKDLNQLNQLLIESKLCKQLFENS, via the coding sequence ATGAGAGAATTAGAACTTAGGCAGCTAGTAGATTTCATGCTTCAAGGTGATGATGAATCTGCTTGGAATTTTATTTCTTTCTCTATGAATGGTAAGGACCGCGTTTACTTCTACAAAGAGATTTTAACAGAGGCTATGAGATACGTCGGTGAATTATGGGAATTAAATGAAATTAAAGTGGCAGATGAACATATTGCCTCTAACGTTTGTCATTTATTAATAGCTAGACAGCTTGCTGAGTTGCCCAAACAAAATCAAATTGAATTAAGTTTCAAAGGAATGTTTTTCTGTATAGAAGAGGAAGAGCATTCATTAGGCATCAGGATGGTGTCGTCTTTGTTTAAGGAGCATGGATGGAATACACGCTTCCTAGGGGCGAACCTTCCCGTAAAGGATGCCATTATTTATGCGAATCGATGGAGACCTGAGGTGATTGGGATTTCAGTATCGATCGTTTATCATCTCCCAAAACTAATACAATTTCTTAATGAAATCAATCAATTGGTTTACGAACCAGAAATATTAGTTGGAGGGAGAATTACATCTATGTTTGAAATAGAAAATTATTTACCTCACAATGTTCAGATCGTGAAGGATCTTAATCAGTTGAATCAGCTGCTGATTGAAAGCAAGTTATGTAAACAACTATTTGAAAACAGTTGA
- a CDS encoding two-component system sensor histidine kinase NtrB, which yields MKTVEHNITYIPFPLFVIDLDFNVLQVSEETYSQFPSVTNFLELVDTDSRKKLERFMRPEFAKAKIELNLMTKQNTLALYDVYTQWENDERLYLYCIEKQESLQQIQEIIVRQQTQLENENLILLEKQEQLEVTLKKMEKVVMQHDNLANFGKIASSIASELKRPLISIGGFIQLIKPHLVDTGKAHYANIALDEINHANNLIYQFLSTHVPALPEKKQANVQKIISDVIASTRNEAGRNGCSVKYVKEQILPVIDIDPLQIKQVLLNLIKNGMDAIQASSNKQIGNIEIRTKLQKDTVEISVHDNGKGMDHETQRRIFTPFYTTKDKGIGIGLSVCLKIIQNHGGIIETKSNVGEGSMFTIVLPIES from the coding sequence TTGAAAACAGTTGAACATAATATAACCTATATTCCTTTTCCGCTTTTTGTGATAGATCTAGATTTTAATGTGTTACAGGTATCAGAAGAAACCTACAGTCAGTTTCCCTCTGTAACCAATTTTCTAGAGCTTGTTGATACTGATAGCCGAAAAAAATTAGAGCGGTTTATGAGACCGGAATTTGCTAAGGCAAAAATTGAATTGAATTTGATGACCAAGCAGAATACGCTCGCTCTTTATGACGTATACACGCAATGGGAAAATGATGAACGTTTGTATCTGTACTGTATTGAAAAGCAGGAGAGCCTGCAACAAATTCAAGAAATCATCGTTAGACAACAAACGCAGCTTGAAAACGAGAATTTGATACTGCTTGAAAAACAGGAGCAGCTAGAGGTTACGTTGAAGAAGATGGAAAAGGTTGTTATGCAGCATGATAATCTTGCTAATTTTGGTAAGATTGCTTCTAGCATTGCGAGTGAGCTAAAGCGTCCATTAATTAGCATTGGTGGGTTTATCCAACTAATTAAGCCGCATCTTGTTGATACGGGTAAGGCTCATTATGCAAATATAGCGCTAGATGAAATCAATCATGCAAATAATTTAATTTATCAATTTCTATCCACTCATGTACCTGCCTTACCTGAGAAAAAGCAAGCAAACGTCCAAAAGATTATTTCGGATGTCATTGCTAGTACTAGAAATGAAGCAGGCAGAAATGGTTGTTCTGTAAAATATGTAAAAGAGCAAATTTTACCTGTGATTGATATTGATCCGCTTCAGATTAAGCAAGTTCTTTTAAACTTGATTAAAAATGGAATGGATGCGATTCAAGCTAGTTCTAATAAACAAATTGGAAACATTGAGATTAGAACAAAGCTTCAAAAAGATACGGTTGAGATCTCGGTTCATGATAATGGAAAAGGGATGGATCACGAAACACAGCGTCGTATATTCACGCCTTTTTATACAACGAAAGATAAAGGTATTGGGATCGGTTTGTCTGTGTGCTTGAAGATCATCCAAAATCATGGCGGTATTATCGAGACTAAAAGCAATGTTGGTGAAGGCTCAATGTTTACCATTGTATTACCAATAGAATCCTAG
- the ftsX gene encoding permease-like cell division protein FtsX, which yields MNLRTFTRHIREGVKNIFRNGWMTFASVSAVTVTLLLVGSFLAIMMNLNQFAKTIESDVKISVHIALEATESDVAGLEANIKRIPEVESVTFSSKDDQLQKLIDSMGEEGESFTLFEQDNPLNDVFIVTTKEPTDVIKVATQIERYNQADKVLYGKGTVEKLFQGIGIARNIGIGIIVGLLFTAMFLISNTIKITIIARRKEIEIMKLVGATNGFIRWPFFIEGLLLGVIGSILPIVLTVSSYHYLFTTANPKLEDTFFQLLPVTPFVFQLSGILLLIGAFIGVWGSLLSVRKFLKV from the coding sequence ATGAATCTTAGAACGTTTACCCGGCATATTCGTGAAGGTGTAAAAAATATTTTTAGAAATGGCTGGATGACCTTTGCTTCAGTCAGTGCTGTAACCGTTACGCTATTACTTGTTGGTAGTTTTCTAGCGATTATGATGAACTTAAACCAATTTGCAAAGACGATTGAATCAGATGTGAAAATTAGTGTTCATATTGCACTTGAGGCTACTGAATCAGACGTAGCGGGATTAGAAGCTAATATAAAACGAATACCAGAGGTCGAATCTGTTACCTTCTCATCAAAGGATGATCAGCTTCAAAAACTGATTGACAGTATGGGGGAAGAAGGAGAATCTTTTACACTTTTTGAGCAGGACAACCCTTTAAATGATGTGTTTATTGTTACAACCAAGGAACCGACAGATGTCATCAAAGTTGCGACTCAAATTGAACGTTACAACCAGGCAGACAAGGTGCTATACGGTAAAGGTACCGTTGAAAAGCTGTTTCAAGGAATTGGAATTGCTCGTAATATAGGAATCGGTATTATCGTCGGTCTACTATTTACGGCTATGTTCTTAATCTCAAATACGATTAAAATTACGATTATTGCTAGACGTAAAGAAATTGAGATTATGAAACTAGTTGGAGCGACAAATGGTTTTATCCGCTGGCCATTTTTTATCGAAGGTCTTTTATTAGGAGTAATTGGATCGATTCTTCCAATTGTGCTTACTGTATCTAGCTATCATTATCTATTCACGACTGCTAATCCGAAGCTAGAAGACACCTTTTTTCAACTTTTACCGGTTACGCCGTTTGTGTTTCAGTTAAGTGGAATTTTATTACTAATCGGAGCATTTATCGGAGTTTGGGGAAGCCTATTGTCCGTACGTAAATTCTTAAAAGTTTAA
- the ftsE gene encoding cell division ATP-binding protein FtsE translates to MIELKDVYKTYPNGVLAVNGITVKIDQGEFVYVVGPSGAGKSTFIKMMYREERPSKGTITINDINLAKLKESRVPYLRRNIGVVFQDFKLLPTLTVYENVAFALEVIEETPKNIKRRVMDVLDLVRLKHKARFLPQELSGGEQQRVSIARSIVNNPKVMIADEPTGNLDPETSWEIMNIFEEINNRGTTIVMATHNREIVNTVRKRVIAIENGRIARDELRGEYGYES, encoded by the coding sequence ATGATTGAATTAAAGGATGTTTATAAAACATACCCAAATGGTGTTCTGGCTGTTAATGGGATCACCGTTAAAATAGATCAAGGTGAATTTGTCTATGTTGTAGGTCCAAGTGGTGCAGGAAAATCGACATTTATTAAGATGATGTATCGTGAAGAACGCCCGTCAAAAGGCACAATTACAATCAATGATATTAATTTAGCGAAGTTAAAGGAAAGCAGAGTTCCCTATTTACGTCGAAATATAGGGGTTGTCTTTCAGGACTTTAAACTGCTACCTACATTAACAGTATATGAAAATGTCGCATTTGCGCTTGAAGTAATTGAAGAAACACCGAAAAACATTAAAAGACGTGTTATGGATGTGCTAGATCTTGTACGTCTTAAGCATAAGGCGCGGTTCTTGCCGCAGGAGCTTTCCGGTGGAGAGCAGCAGCGTGTATCGATTGCACGATCGATTGTAAATAACCCAAAGGTTATGATTGCGGACGAGCCTACAGGTAATCTTGATCCCGAAACGTCATGGGAGATTATGAATATTTTTGAAGAAATTAATAATAGAGGAACGACGATTGTGATGGCAACACATAACCGTGAAATCGTAAATACCGTTAGAAAGCGCGTTATCGCAATTGAAAATGGTAGAATTGCACGTGATGAATTGAGGGGTGAATACGGCTATGAATCTTAG
- the sda gene encoding sporulation histidine kinase inhibitor Sda codes for MKISDSELLEAYYSAIELALDHEFIAMLEEEIIKRNLDLKRNKIVQK; via the coding sequence TTGAAGATATCAGATTCCGAGCTTCTTGAGGCGTATTATAGTGCCATCGAGTTGGCTTTAGACCATGAATTTATTGCAATGTTAGAAGAAGAAATCATAAAACGAAACCTAGATCTTAAAAGAAATAAAATAGTTCAGAAATAA